From the genome of Solanum lycopersicum chromosome 7, SLM_r2.1:
AaagacaaatatatattttagggAATCCACCGCAAATGTTATCAAATAGCAGCAATGCAGTCAGTGTTGTTCAATAATTTTACTTCTGACATTTCTCCATGTtcaattcatttaatttaatttggtgagccaaaaaaaacaaaaattgatgtatataatattaataatgaattaaagaaagaagaaaactcACTAAAAGTTCCAAGATATAGATCTTTGTTTCCAGCCACTCTACCGATTCTTGCTTGCCATCTACCATGTTGGTGGTgtctaaattttcaaaaaataataaatgttatATTAGTTCATAGTCTTTTTATACAAAATCgactttgttaaaaaaaaatatattataaatataaaattttcttacaTAAGCTTAAATTAAGTCAGactttaaattgtattttatatttgaatgaaaaaCCTAATAATATTCCTAACCTTGTGACACCTCTGTAGATAGAGGCTCCTCTTGAAAATCCACTACTTTTCCTACAATAACAAATAGTACTATATCATTAGATTAAGCATCATTTGGTCCAATATTATTGTATATCATGAGACGATAAAAGCATTTTATTTAGATGAAAATATAACAACACCACAAAACTAAGAATTAGGGATGGCAAATTATATGAAGATTTATTGCTATATTTAGCaaacattattaaaaaattaagagttTTTAACCTTCTAAGAGATGCTACAAATTCCTGCCTTGTCATGTTCTTCATTTCTTCAAGCTCCCTCTCATAGTTCGATACCTTTTAAATACAACACTAGACTTTTAGATCTCAAATgtagattaaaataaaagaaaattaataatttctatgtattaattTACGTGACACATTTCATCgtttaaatttgatcaaaaatttACTCATACAATcttcaaattaaatttgtatgttTATAAACTAAGTAAAAATACTGGACAAGTCACAATAatgaataattcaaaatatctaaaaaaaatatgaaaaatttactataaaaaatatctatttgaatcttaaaatttaaaatacgtcACATGAATAGAGACcataaaagtaattaaaataattaaaaataatttcttttttcttagtgttttaaattaattagtaccGGAAAGTTAGTGGTGGTGGTTGGACCCCAATACTTAAGGGCAGCAAGATCATAAGCTCTAGCTGCTTTCTCTTCTTTATCATAACCACCTAATCATAAAAAGAATCTTATTATGTTAAAACCTACATGTATATTCATTGCAAAAAGAATATTCAACTATATagtaattcttaaaaaaaatgatttttgtatAATCAGTACTCACCTAAGTAAACTGAAATTCCGCAATGATGATTTAATTCGTCCATGGCCACAATCATTTGATGGTACATTCAcatacaaacaaaacaaaattagcCCATATTCCTcattattatacatttcatattatAGTATATCATGTTTGTTTTTAACATCCTACTCAAATTTTCTACACAATCATACAATAATCCTGgcaaaaattatgtaaattgaACAACGTAAGTGTTAATTACTTAAGCCACCATGCCCTCAAAATTTATACCACTATAATAAAGTTGTAAATTATATAGAGATTTCCTtagaaaataatatcaaaatttgcAGGTCTGCGAGTTCTCATGctaattttcagaaaaatctcATGTAATTAACAGTTTTCTTGTAGTGATGCGATACGCTCTTGGAATCATGACATATATTGCTTCCATATTGAAAgcaaataaaaattgtaatgAGGATAACTGAAAACACTATTGATTAGAAAAAAGGTTTTGCAAAAAGAGAAACCCTAAAAGTAAATAGATACATACCTTGCCTCCCTTTTCTACTTTGTCCTTGTCTTCTACAACTATTATCCCACAAATGAGCTTCATATCTTCCTGTCCATCTATGTCtaaaacacaacaaaaataaaggtatagataaaaataataacatatattaatttcaacaaaatgaaaatgaatgaTATATAATGTTCACCTAGTAACACCTCTATAAATAGAAGTGCGTTGTCCAAATGATTCATGTGGCTTCTTAGGTTGAGTGACAATTAGAGGCAACTTCTCTTTGTGATCATCACTAAAGGTAGTAGGTAGAAAAGTAGCTGCTATCCTCTTCAACTCTGATCCATATTCACAACTAGTAGGTGTATTACTATCACAACAAGATCCCAACATATTTTCAACCTTTGGTTCACCATTTTCATTTTGTCTCACCACCTCacctataaaatatatataatcattatTCATGGAAAACACAAATACACATACATGCAAAGACAGAGATAGATAAGAGTTTGTGTATTCAGACGAATCCAatagcttttttttttagattctatctttatgattaaaaaatttaaataaatatacatgtATAACCCCTAACAAGATTGAGTGATAGACTCGGAGGTAAGCTATCAACTTAAAGAAATTTACAACCCCAAACTCCTAATTAGGATTCTGCACCTGCATATATATCTAAAGAGAAGGGAAGAAGAGATCTAGAATAATACAATTAGTATTAGGGTTGGAATTGAAAGCTTGGAAGAGGGAAAGTTGTGAAGAATTAGTAGTAGAAGGTGACAAGTTGTTGATATTGGAAAGTGAGAAGCCAAGCCACTTCTCACAAGAAGAAGAATTCATATCCATTATCGTTGGTGAACGTGAAATgctatttttttgttcttcggGAAACGTATAGTGCTAAAAACTTGGtgcttaaagatattttttttttagagggTAAATTAGAGGCTTAAATGTAATGTGAAAGAGTAAGACATTAATATAGAGATATCTATAggttagagagagagagagataagtATGCACGAGAATCGAGGCGTTTTGCTTGTGGGGATAAAAATGGTTGAAACATATAGTGATAATAATTTGCGTTCATACTTTTTAGTTTGATTAGTATAAGGACATGAGATTAGAGAGAGTACTACTACTTAATTAAACATAAACTTGATTAACGTTTTAAAGAGAAATTAAAACTATGCACAAGGTTACTACTACTACTTAATTAAAAGATTATTgtacataatatttataaaattaagatcatgagaatataatcataaagagaagaagactaaaaaagtagatagaagaagagaaagTTTCTTCTTATTTCAGTGTATGTAAGTCgcatatgtatatcatataatagtgaatgaacaaccttATTTATAAGTTGAGAAATCACTTCGAAAGTCAtcatattaaatatcataataaatagatacattcttatccaaaaaggttcatgaaacctagtgaatatgaataattgttcatgtactaactttatggactatccactcattcaatggaTTCATAATACTCCTCCTTGGATATCCATAGATattgtgcctcgttaaaaccttactagaaaaaATTCTATG
Proteins encoded in this window:
- the LOC101262024 gene encoding AP2-like ethylene-responsive transcription factor AIL5 isoform X1, giving the protein MDMNSSSCEKWLGFSLSNINNLSPSTTNSSQLSLFQAFNSNPNTNCEVVRQNENGEPKVENMLGSCCDSNTPTSCEYGSELKRIAATFLPTTFSDDHKEKLPLIVTQPKKPHESFGQRTSIYRGVTRHRWTGRYEAHLWDNSCRRQGQSRKGRQVYLGGYDKEEKAARAYDLAALKYWGPTTTTNFPVSNYERELEEMKNMTRQEFVASLRRKSSGFSRGASIYRGVTRHHQHGRWQARIGRVAGNKDLYLGTFSTQEEAAEAYDIAAIKFRGLNAVTNFDISRYDVKSIASSNLPVGGMSNKSQSSSDETTKHVENRPNLRDQDQDRDISSAPNYTSKNLAMVNLGFGLPIKQDAFDFWSSVGYNNNRSKNGLLFQGTTMNAQGTTFFSNEVNNSSVMLNEQGYDNHDQQQQSGGSSCEINMALNSNIATTSTTIDSTNFGNWMTPSLHSFQSSTKNDLGPYHTPIFGME